A single window of Drosophila suzukii chromosome 3, CBGP_Dsuzu_IsoJpt1.0, whole genome shotgun sequence DNA harbors:
- the LOC108011486 gene encoding solute carrier family 25 member 44, with product MAESTSTSTSRLAVAPTGGGGAVGADGSPYIRTIEWDMMNKTKFFPLSMLSSFSVRCCLFPLTVIKTQLQVQHKSDVYKGMIDCAMKIYKSEGVPGLYRGFWISSVQIVSGVFYISTYEGVRHVLNDMGAGHRMKALAGGGCASLVGQTIIVPFDVISQHAMVLGMSAHAGSKGDINPLGIKSWPGRSRLHISMDIGREIMRRDGFRGFYRGYTASLMAYVPNSAMWWAFYHLYQDELFRICPVWVSHLLIQCVAGSLGGFTTTILTNPLDIVRARLQVHRLDSMSVAFRELWQEEKLNCFFKGLSARLVQSAAFSFSIILGYETIKRIAVDEQYKHQIRW from the exons ATGGCGGAAAGCACCAGTACCAGCACATCCCGCCTCGCGGTGGCACCCACCGGAGGAGGGGGAGCAGTAGGAGCCGACGGATCCCCGTACATCCGCACCATCGAGTGGGACATGATGAacaaaacaaagttttttCCCCTCTCCATGCTGAGCTCCTTTTCGGTGCGTTGCTGCCTTTTCCCGCTCACTGTGATCAAGACGCAACTGCAGGTGCAGCACAAGAGCGATGTCTACAAGGGCATGATAGATTGCGCCATGAAGATCTACAAGTCGGAGGGAGTGCCCGGTCTGTATAGAGGTTTCTGGATCTCTTCCGTGCAAATAGTGTCCGGCGTCTTTTACATTAGCACCTACGAGGGCGTGCGCCATGTGCTGAACGACATGGGTGCCGGTCATCGAATGAAGGCCCTCGCCGGCGGCGGCTGTGCCTCGCTGGTGGGCCAGACCATCATAGTTCCTTTCGACGTAATATCGCAACACGCCATGGTGCTCGGTATGTCGGCCCATGCCGGCTCCAAAGGCGACATCAATCCGTTGGGCATCAAGTCGTGGCCCGGACGCAGTCGCCTGCACATTTCCATGGACATTGGCAGGGAGATAATGCGACGCGATGGCTTCCGGGGCTTTTACCGGGGCTACACCGCCAGCCTGATGGCCTATGTACCTAATTCGGCCATGTGGTGGGCGTTCTATCACCTCTATCAGG ACGAACTGTTCCGCATCTGCCCCGTTTGGGTGTCCCATTTGCTTATCCAGTGCGTGGCCGGCAGCCTGGGTGGCTTCACAACGACAATACTAACCAATCCATTAGATATAGTGCGCGCCCGTCTGCAG GTCCACCGTTTGGACTCGATGAGCGTTGCTTTCCGGGAGCTGTGGCAGGAGGAGAAGCTGAACTGCTTCTTTAAGGGCCTGTCCGCCCGCCTGGTGCAGTCGGCAGCCTTCTCATTCAGCATTATCCTAGGTTACGAGACCATCAAGCGCATTGCGGTggacgagcagtacaaacaccAGATCCGCTGGTGA
- the LOC108011479 gene encoding uncharacterized protein yields MLQPSLLVAWLLLLVHLENASGKPPTKELPRPLIPLHGQEEEEELHPELEAKAAFQGMRNGRSRRPTLMDVALQQSVRQGLDAMAELYGRIQPEMLRNGQTLQDNHPAAMLARFNAPTTDSERREMAAYATIAAAKAFRKNFQHIDELARQSHTQRISLRRTALEGLCPPRDPPPCMPASERYRTHDGTCNNKRRPRWGAAQMPFNRFLPPEYGDGVDTVRSSADGSTLSSSRFVSLLVHGAREGEAPLTLMIAQWGQMLDHDMTSTAQPRSINGSIPSCCGGKDFHPACFPIKVPLDDPWLAPLKVRCLEFLRSAPAQRRDCVLSWREQTNQVTSYIDASPIYSNSAKSSDNARVFRHGLLVYGRGDPAEDVCQRGAMATKCIRSGDGRSGEQPGLLAMHHVWVGEHNRIALELSELNPHWSDEKVYQETRRIVGAMFQHITFREFLPVILGKEVAKLFDLELMPSGYYERYSSKVNPTVANAFAAAAFRFGHSLVQNTYMRCDRHHNVINNNVSLHEEFQRGDIGSAGSLHRLLRGLASQRALKRDEFITPELTNHLFQTPGFPFGLDLAAINIQRGRDHGIAPYSAWRVPCGLSPILSWDDFANVVGPESAKRIGHAYRSVHDIDLFVGGIAERPVVGGLVGPTFACIIAQQFSNARRGDRFWYENGGFESSFTPAQLHSLRRVSLAQVLCRTVGGGTLQPHIFIPAEFEDNERQTCGVGALSPIDLSPWLEQDPFHNQQVTDHVFTIGQPELGSVQVIKEDKAGFSNRVRPIKPQVEISASSVSGFHRPPTSGNSSQVSDKLDIRRKTVTTKNTNNNRQTAPTRKTQNGVNNKLDKSPKITINIKSVNVRRPEGSGPKRRVVINNVPVELRSSVGGNETDTKTETGIGTFTGEENEDVFNEDDELDTEDVIEVRANRHDPSKTTETDQNKTETDSTTTTLKKNEKDTSSKPLGLSTEAHRTERRDSSELKQQKDTKTLDYTGDSRLEDLQRNRTFNEKDFQTSSTVSLDRTTRQTKAPKIKPTKRAIELRQYRDRPKKVVDMETETGMGTLTGEENEDEELDMDDVVEVKVNRDDPSKTTETDLNTTETDSTTFTLMENEKDTSNKQLGQSTEAPKTERRDSRDLKQQKGTKTLDQTGDSRLLHLQLNRTFNEKDFQTSSTVSLDRTTRQTKAPKISKPTKRAVERRQYQNRPLYERLQTHTKTEMGTLTGEENKDEFNEDEELDMDDVVEVRTNRDGPSKTTDTDLNATETDSTTTTLKKNEKDTSNRPLGQSTEAPKTERRDARGLKQQKETKTLDQTGDSRLLHLQRNRTFNGKDFQTSSTLSLDRFTRQTKAPKISKPTKRAVELRQYQNGPLYERPQKVVVNGPNADQYEIEINIRQTNKNPGSRPSTTDYAEYTTAHKPYYNSNYAPHYVDYTSTTPIPLPSYGYHQPLSEITNQGVRTKPPTIIYLNDNDDRRTTTRAPNIFQNFLTFATNSFNPLGHRRPMPTTPSPISQSHKERPQFENHVVHSPISNSHILSGGSASFSPRPGSVLSYPVATGTQIGANPVSGFLHASSSAVSSGNFGSISGVATANGADSTFSFNIRPRPNPDLGSVVSSYPRPSSNQGGILGGGGGSYRPDYVPAQSELYYDRELSTDQNPSPFSGSSSALRPQPQTFYGRTPELKEAGTNNNNNELTQTEHKLYLQDYDYVSRTLSNLTTDESHPTEEDSDYVYDEDLPSNDLDQTETRKETDPTEFSTKKFDMDGYMRPQLMRDLTQNSTGTNVTLLDDNYVMPMLENRTQTGYVTEVPKPMLSTSSRTVTNSKVTVFPDSLGKQLGNDILADETDDYMDGNSEARLKAQRLKQLASVAFAPITVLTKPDRPDNWVIYNKASEEPPLPQPPTVNMDVAPTGEVPTPIKNFNNAWLKQDLKVQPETSKVSVSNINTEDVPTRSESSKEARTETTVAAAASN; encoded by the exons ATGTTGCAGCCATCACTTCTGGTGGCGTGGCTGCTCCTGCTGGTGCACTTGGAAAATGCCAGCGGCAAGCCGCCCACCAAGGAGCTGCCCCGTCCGCTGATCCCGCTGCACGGccaagaggaggaggaggagctgcACCCGGAACTGGAGGCCAAGGCGGCATTCCAGGGGATGCGGAATGGACGCTCGCGGCGTCCCACCCTGATGGATGTGGCCTTGCAGCAGAGTGTGCGGCAGGGACTCGATGCCATGGCCGAGCTATATGGTCGCATTCAGCCGGAGATGTTGCGCAATG GCCAGACCCTGCAGGACAACCATCCGGCAGCCATGTTGGCCCGCTTCAATGCCCCCACCACGGACTCGGAGCGTCGGGAGATGGCCGCCTATGCCACCATCGCAGCAGCCAAGGCCTTTCGCAAAAA CTTCCAGCACATCGATGAACTGGCCCGCCAGTCGCACACGCAGCGAATCTCCCTGAGACGTACCGCTTTGGAGGGCCTCTGTCCGCCGCGGGATCCGCCGCCCTGCATGCCCGCCTCGGAGCGGTACCGCACCCACGATGGGACCTGCAACAACAAGCGTCGCCCCAGGTGGGGAGCCGCCCAGATGCCCTTCAACCGCTTCCTGCCGCCGGAGTACGGCGATGGCGTGGACACGGTCAGGAGCTCCGCCGACGGCAGCACCTTGTCCTCGTCCCGCTTCGTCAGCCTCCTAGTGCACGGAGCCAGGGAGGGAGAGGCCCCGCTCACCCTGATGATCGCCCAGTGGGGTCAGATGCTCGACCACGACATGACCTCCACGGCCCAGCCGCG CTCCATCAATGGTTCCATTCCCAGTTGCTGTGGAGGCAAGGACTTCCATCCCGCCTGTTTTCCCATCAAAGTGCCGCTAGACGATCCTTGGTTGGCGCCTCTCAAGGTGCGATGTCTGGAGTTCCTGCGGTCGGCTCCTGCCCAGAGACGCGACTGTGTGCTCTCCTGGCGGGAGCAGACCAACCAGGTGACCTCCTACATCGACGCCTCACCCATTTACTCGAACAGCGCCAAGTCCTCGGACAATGCCAGAGTTTTCCGGCACGGCCTGCTCGTCTATGGACGTGGTGATCCCGCCGAGGATGTGTGCCAACGGGGGGCCATGGCCACCAAGTGCATTCGATCCGGGGATGGACGAAGTGGAGAGCAGCCGGGACTGCTGGCCATGCACCACGTTTGGGTGGGCGAGCACAACCGGATCGCCCTCGAGCTGAGCGAACTGAATCCCCATTGGAGCGATGAGAAGGTGTACCAGGAGACGCGACGCATTGTGGGCGCCATGTTCCAGCATATCACCTTCCGGGAGTTCCTGCCCGTCATCCTGGGCAAGGAGGTGGCCAAGCTCTTCGACCTGGAACTGATGCCCTCGGGCTACTACGAACGATATAGTTCCAAGGTGAATCCCACGGTGGCCAACGCCTTCGCAGCTGCCGCCTTTCGGTTTGGACACTCGCTGGTCCAGAACACCTACATGAGATGCGATCGTCACCACAATGTGATCAACAATA ATGTCAGTCTGCATGAGGAGTTCCAGCGTGGTGATATTGGCTCGGCGGGTTCACTGCATCGACTTTTGCGTGGCCTGGCCTCCCAGCGTGCTCTGAAAAGGGATGAGTTCATCACCCCCGAGCTGACCAATCACCTCTTCCAAACTCCTGGTTTTCCATTTGGCTTAGACCTGGCTGCCATCAACATCCAGAGGGGCAGGGACCATGGAATTGCTCCCTACAGTGCTTGGCGAGTACCCTGTGGTCTCAGTCCCATCCTCAGCTGGGATGACTTTG CCAACGTGGTGGGTCCGGAGTCCGCGAAACGCATTGGCCACGCCTACCGCAGCGTGCACGACATCGATCTGTTTGTGGGCGGCATTGCAGAACGTCCTGTGGTGGGCGGTCTGGTGGGACCGACCTTCGCCTGCATTATCGCCCAGCAATTCAGCAACGCCAGGCGAGGGGATCGGTTTTGGTACGAGAACGGCGGCTTCGAGAGCTCCTTCACACCCGCCCAACTGCACTCCCTGCGCCGCGTGTCCCTTGCACAGGTCCTCTGCCGCACCGTGGGTGGTGGCACCCTCCAGCCCCACATCTTCATCCCGGCCGAGTTCGAGGACAACGAGCGACAGACCTGCGGAGTGGGCGCCCTATCCCCCATTGATCTGAGTCCCTGGTTGGAGCAGGACCCCTTCCACAATCAACAGGTTACTGATCATGTGTTTACTATCGGTCAGCCGGAATTGGGTTCCGTGCAGGTCATCAAGGAGGACAAAGCAGGCTTCTCGAACCGAGTTAGACCCATTAAACCACAGGTGGAGATTAGCGCCTCCTCAGTAAGCGGGTTCCACCGGCCACCCACCAGTGGAAACTCCAGCCAAGTTAGTGACAAACTTGACATTAGACGTAAGACAGTGACGACCAAGAACACCAACAATAACAGACAGACCGCACCGACTAGGAAGACCCAAAATGGTGTTAACAACAAACTAGACAAGTCACCAAAAATAACAATTAACATCAAGAGCGTGAATGTGAGAAGACCGGAGGGATCGGGTCCCAAGAGAAGGGTGGTCATCAACAATGTGCCTGTAGAGTTACGAAGTTCGGTAGGGGGTAACGAAACTGATACAAAGACGGAAACGGGAATTGGAACTTTCACGGGAGAGGAAAACGAAGACGTGTTTAACGAGGACGACGAACTGGACACGGAGGACGTAATTGAAGTAAGAGCCAACAGGCATGACCCTTCAAAGACTACGGAGACTGACCAGAACAA AACTGAAACTGACTCAACGACAACTACATTGAAGAAGAACGAAAAAGACACCTCTAGCAAACCACTTGGACTGTCTACAGAAGCACACAGAACGGAAAGACGTGACTCCAGTGAACTGAAACAACAGAAGGACACGAAGACACTGGACTATACTGGTGACTCTCGACTAGAAGACCTTCAACGGAATCGGACCTTCAACGAAAAGGACTTTCAGACTAGCTCCACCGTGAGCCTGGACCGCACCACGCGACAGACAAAGGCACCCAAGATTAAACCCACAAAAAGGGCCATCGAACTGAGACAGTACCGGGACAGACCCAAAAAAGTGGTGGATATGGAGACGGAAACGGGAATGGGAACGTTGACGGGAGAGGAAAACGAGGACGAGGAACTGGACATGGACGACGTGGTGGAAGTAAAAGTCAACAGGGATGACCCTTCAAAGACTACCGAGACAGACCTGAACACAACTGAAACTGACTCAACGACATTTACATTGATGGAGAACGAAAAAGACACCTCTAACAAACAACTTGGACAGTCTACAGAAGCACCCAAAACGGAAAGACGTGACTCCAGAGACCTTAAACAACAGAAGGGGACAAAGACACTGGACCAGACTGGTGACTCTCGACTACTACACCTTCAACTGAATCGGACCTTCAACGAAAAGGACTTTCAGACTAGCTCCACCGTGAGCCTGGACCGCACCACGCGACAGACAAAGGCGCCCAAGATCAGTAAACCCACGAAAAGGGCCGTCGAACGGAGACAGTACCAGAACAGACCGCTCTACGAGAGGCTCCAGACACATACGAAGACGGAAATGGGAACTTTGACGGGGGAGGAAAACAAGGACGAGTTCAATGAGGACGAGGAACTGGACATGGACGACGTGGTGGAAGTAAGAACCAATAGGGATGGCCCTTCAAAGACTACCGACACAGACCTGAACGCAACTGAAACTGACTCAACGACAACTACATTGAAGAAGAACGAAAAAGACACCTCTAACAGACCACTTGGACAGTCTACAGAAGCACCCAAAACGGAAAGACGTGACGCCAGAGGCCTGAAACAACAGAAGGAGACAAAGACACTGGACCAGACTGGTGACTCTCGACTACTACACCTTCAACGGAATCGGACCTTTAACGGAAAGGACTTTCAGACCAGCTCGACCTTGAGCTTAGACCGGTTTACGAGACAGACAAAGGCGCCCAAGATCAGTAAACCTACGAAAAGGGCCGTCGAACTGAGACAGTACCAGAACGGACCGCTTTACGAAAGGCCCCAGAAAGTGGTGGTCAACGGACCGAACGCCGACCAGTACGAGATTGAGATCAACATACGACAGACGAACAAGAATCCCGGATCACGACCCTCGACGACCGACTACGCGGAATACACGACTGCCCACAAACCTTACTACAACTCGAACTACGCCCCGCACTACGTGGACTATACCAGCACTACGCCCATTCCACTGCCAAGCTATGGTTACCACCAACCTCTCTCCGAGATTACCAATCAGGGTGTGAGGACCAAGCCACCGACCATTATCTATCTGAACGACAACGACGACAGACGGACAACGACCCGGGCACCGAACATCTTCCAGAACTTTCTGACCTTCGCCACGAACAGTTTTAATCCTTTGGGCCACCGACGACCCATGCCCACGACTCCATCCCCCATCTCCCAGAGCCACAAGGAGCGACCTCAGTTCGAGAACCATGTTGTTCACAGTCCCATCAGTAACTCACACATACTGAGCGGTGGTTCTGCCTCCTTCTCACCGCGACCGGGTTCGGTGCTCTCGTATCCGGTGGCCACCGGTACTCAGATTGGCGCAAATCCTGTTTCCGGTTTTCTGCACGCCTCCAGCAGTGCGGTGAGTTCGGGTAACTTTGGCAGTATCTCCGGAGTGGCCACTGCTAATGGAGCAGACAGCACTTTTAGCTTTAACATACGACCACGTCCTAATCCCGATCTTGGATCGGTTGTAAGCTCTTATCCAAGACCTTCTTCAAATCAGGGGGGAATATTAGGAGGAGGAGGGGGATCCTACAGACCTGACTACGTACCTGCCCAGAGCGAATTGTACTACGACAGAGAACTGAGCACTGACCAAAATCCCAGTCCCTTCTCCGGATCCAGTTCCGCCCTCAGACCACAACCACAGACATTCTACGGACGGACACCAGAACTCAAGGAGGCGggcacaaacaacaacaacaacgaacTGACCCAAACGGAGCACAAACTGTACCTACAGGACTACGACTATGTGAGCAGGACTCTATCCAACTTGACCACCGACGAAAGTCATCCAACTGAAGAGGACTCGGACTACGTGTACGACGAAGACTTACCCAGCAATGACCTGGACCAGACGGAGACCCGGAAAGAGACGGACCCAACCGAATTTTCAACCAAAAAGTTTGACATGGACGGCTACATGCGACCACAACTGATGCGGGACTTGACCCAGAACTCGACGGGAACCAACGTGACCTTACTGGATGACAACTACGTAATGCCCATGCTAGAGAACAGGACGCAGACAGGTTACGTGACCGAGGTGCCCAAGCCCATGCTGTCCACCTCCAGCCGGACTGTGACGAACAGCAAGGTGACTGTCTTTCCGGACAGCCTGGGGAAACAGTTGGGCAATGATATCCTCGCAGACGAGACGGACGATTACATGGACGGGAACTCGGAGGCGCGGCTAAAGGCCCAGCGGCTGAAGCAACTGGCCAGCGTGGCTTTCGCACCCATTACAGTACTGACGAAACCGGACAGACCGGACAACTGGGTGATCTACAACAAGGCCAGCGAGGAACCTCCACTACCACAACCCCCGACAGTCAATATGGATGTGGCGCCCACCGGAGAGGTGCCCACACCCATTAAAAACTTCAACAACGCTTGGCTAAAGCAGGATCTTAAGGTTCAGCCGGAAACATCGAAAGTTTCCGTATCGAATATTAATACAGAAGATGTGCCAACCAGATCGGAATCCTCTAAAGAGGCGAGGACGGAAACAACTGTGGCAGCAGCGGCCAGTAACTAG
- the LOC108011509 gene encoding uncharacterized protein produces MPENVSRDLNWLHFLLSMWAVLQVTLCQPYQLPHRCSNRLENALEHMRRRSVQTKSSSSSSYSRAMWEPPPQSPYQLYHSFYGQHSEPEEDFYNVGGGYNTGRGYHAKLLHKNGQAYPFSDSSSSGALELEDLLAVNQEKLQQQHRQPHKLAISRVDVEDLKVRVPPAKSANRWVEIDKCKFSTENSTLDTRLIFPDLTLSGKVVMQPMGGKCHMILRLRHAGIEFRTVPLGYDSGSGPSSNYEQSRRLGAASVRTDSHFAEPGFISVFAHGCQGPTGIRLRQNSKRRFGNAPDVELGEPHVILGSKRPQRWGKYHHTQDSQKPGYDIRRGQNASPQRDRDHSLELGSDSQAQDSGEFIDVHGDNFYRRQFSKKRRRRRRFAKEEKFEDQMTFSEDVLHFEDEQLQQLVEPDARAFADIFGGGSSPSGDREELVGEAMSHELEKLFSMGVRGLLTTYMQRALQPAIKETLMENMGYTLSYG; encoded by the exons ATGCCAGAAAACGTGAGCCGGGACTTAAATTGGCTGCACTTTCTGCTGTCCATGTGGGCTGTGCTGCAGG TGACCCTCTGCCAGCCGTATCAGTTGCCACACCGCTGCTCCAATCGCCTGGAGAACGCCTTGGAGCACATGCGACGTCGCAGTGTCCAGACCAAgagctcctcctcctcctcctacTCAAGGGCCATGTGGGAGCCCCCGCCCCAGAGTCCCTACCAGCTGTACCACAGTTTCTACGGCCAGCACAGCGAACCGGAGGAGGACTTCTACAATGTGGGTGGTGGTTACAACACGGGACGTGGCTACCATGCCAAGCTGCTCCACAAAAATGGACAGGCCTACCCCTTCTCTGATTCCAGTAGCTCCGGAGCTCTGGAGCTGGAGGATTTGCTGGCGGTGAACCAAGAgaagctgcagcagcaacacaggCAGCCCCACAAACTGGCCATTTCACGGGTGGATGTGGAGGATCTCAAGGTGCGAGTGCCGCCGGCCAAGTCCGCCAACCGGTGGGTGGAGATCGACAAGTGCAAGTTCAGCACGGAGAACTCCACGCTGGACACCCGGCTGATCTTTCCGGATCTCACGCTGAGCGGAAAGGTGGTGATGCAACCGATGGGAGGAAAATGTCACATGATTTTGAGACTTCGACATGCGGGCATCGAATTCCGAACAGTTCCACTGGGCTATGATTCCGGATCGGGGCCATCCTCGAACTATGAGCAGTCCAGGAGATTGGGAGCAGCTTCGGTGCGAACGGATTCCCACTTCGCAGAGCCTGGATTCATATCGGTGTTTGCCCACGGCTGCCAGGGACCCACTGGCATTCGCCTGCGTCAGAACTCCAAGCGGAGATTCGGCAATGCTCCGGATGTGGAACTCGGCGAACCGCATGTGATTCTGGGCAGTAAAAGGCCACAGAGATGGGGCAAGTATCATCACACCCAGGATTCCCAGAAGCCGGGCTATGACATCCGAAGGGGTCAAAATGCCAGTCCGCAGAGGGATCGGGATCACAGCCTGGAGCTGGGCAGTGATAGCCAGGCCCAGGATTCGGGTGAGTTCATCGATGTCCATGGCGACAACTTCTACCGGCGGCAGTTCAGCAAGAAGAGAAGACGCCGCCGGCGGTTTGCCAAGGAGGAGAAATTTGAGGACCAGATGACCTTCAGCGAGGATGTGCTGCACTTCGAGGAtgagcagctgcagcagctggTGGAGCCGGATGCCCGTGCCTTTGCGGATATCTTTGGAGGCGGTTCGAGTCCCAGTGGAGATCGCGAGGAGCTGGTGGGCGAGGCCATGTCCCACGAGCTGGAGAAGCTCTTCTCCATGGGAGTGCGCGGTCTCCTGACCACCTACATGCAGCGGGCCCTCCAGCCGGCCATCAAGGAGACCCTGATGGAGAACATGGGCTACACCCTGAGCTATGGCTAA